A segment of the Gossypium hirsutum isolate 1008001.06 chromosome D10, Gossypium_hirsutum_v2.1, whole genome shotgun sequence genome:
ATCTATCTgttaaacatatatttaaatcattaataaaaatataactgTTTAGTATATATTAGAAAATTAAATAGGATCAAATCTAagtatatttgaatttgatatttacaaatataaataaatttcaaatatatattttaaatttagttgaTTTTAGACAACCATGTATGTTGTTGAAATCATCCAGACTCAATTCAAATTCGATAGAAGTACTAAGGAAACCGTTGTATTAAAAACAgattacatttaaaaataagtaaattaattaaattaaagagcaaattaatcatttctattaaaaataatttttactgttaaaaactaataGATATGCCACATGTACTTCATTCTAAGCTTCTAGCATATAGatacatatttttaatagataatacatatatggactaatttgcatttttttttagaatagaAATAGTACTTTTACTCATATCAAAGCAATTTGCAAGGGAAAAAAATGACATGGAAGTgtatcatttcatatatatactcaGATCAATtcggaaatggaaaggaaataataaaaatacaaatattcatGAAACCCTTAGACTACCCTTTCTCTAGTCTCTAGTATATTAGCAGCCAAAAAATGCCTCTTTTGCTACCACCAAAAAGGAGAAAAATAATGAGGGCAAACTACAAAATCATTATCACATCCCtccaaaaaaaaacactaaaatagcACATTATTCCAAATTGATAAGAACTACGGTTTTTTCTCCTAAAAATAACCTTCAATAAAAAACAAACCATGCTCTTAAGGCTTAATAGCTGCCCATTGGTGGCATACCAAAAGGTGGCATCGAAGGCGGCATTCCCATTCCTCCCATGggtggtggtggtggagcaaAACCTCCTCCCATTCCAGGCATTGGTGGTGCAGGTAAGGCTAGAGGTAGCAACTGAGCATACATGTTCTGCAATGAACAAAGGCCATTTATTATAATCCAAGGAAGGGTAAACTGGTAAAGTTGTCGCTTCAATTTTTCTCGGTATAATTTTACCTGTTGTGCAATCACTTCCTTCTCTTCTTGCTCTTTGGCTTTTACTTCCTTTTGAGCCTCGATTTTATCCTTGATAAGTTCATCGACTTTGCCGGTATATTCGCGGATAAACTGGAGAAATACAGGACTCAAATAAGGTTCCAACACAATGTGTCCAAAATAAGAAACAATTGAAACCAAATGGGCATAAAATGAGAAGTGTGAATCAAAGCAATCACCTGCAACAGATATGGGAATGCGAAGTCGATCATATTGTGAATCCAGGCTAGCTCGAGAACAACATCTGCTCGAAGTAAGTCATAACAAACAAAGAGGCATGATGCAAAGCATTCCTTCTTGCCCTGTAAAATGAACATCGACGATGAAATTATATCCAATTCAAACAAGAAGCAACAATACCGTGACGATAGAAGAAGATAAACTTCATTTTCCATGTAATCCGGCACGGTTAACAAGCAGAACAGACCAAACTAACATAATAGGTCTACCGGTTGAACAAGAATGTCTAACACAATACTTAGGGATGAGTTTGGGTACCTGTTCAATAAAGTAAACAAGTAACTCCTCGGCAAGTTCACGTTCACCAGACTGTGACGCTGTTTCCATTGCATCTTTGTAATGGTTGTCTTTCTTTGACAATGCAATGGACTGCTTCCATCTGCCAGCCTTCTTGTAAATGTATGCAGCAACTCGCCTCATCTCCAGCAGCTCATGTTTCTCGATCTGCTCAAGCAATTTGGAAACAAATCAGAAACCGACCTAACAGCAAACAAAAACACAACTAACAATACTTCACCTTTTGTGCAAGACCAATCTGATCAAAGTTATCATGCAAGTCGATAGATTCTCTCAATCTATCGTAATCTTCTTCCTCTACATAAATCTCATTCAACGCCTCATTTACTGCTGACACGTTGTTGCTCTGAACAGCAACCATGTAAGGCTTCACAAGTCGCAGATGACCTGCCTGAAATAACCAACccaaaatgcattaaaaaaatgCTTAAGCAAGTCAATAGTCTTATATCAAAATTAGATCATTTTCATCCAAATTCAAACCTTTCTCATGATATCAACAACACGAGTGTGGTCCACACGAAGTGCAAGCACGTTCAACATATCATTTATGAGATCAGGGTGCTCTTGCAAGTAGAAGTGGACAGCCTTGTAATATAGCTCAACACTAGCAACTTTGACTATAATGTCTTTGAACTGCATATGATCCCATGATTCGGGAGAGTGGTTCATCACGGTAGTTGCAGCATTGTCAAACTCGTCGTATTGAATGTATAAATAGGTAAGTTCCTTCCAGTGCTGCTGTTCATCACAAGCTCTTATCAGCTTGGGAATGTTGAGACGAGTAGAGAACAATTTAATGTGCTCCATAAGCTTCTCGGGTCGGTATCTGGCATACAAAACTCCCAGTTCAGTAAAGATCCCCATATGTGCACGTTCCAGTCCTAAACCACTCTCCATAAGAGAGATCAACTCATTGAAGCATCCTCTGTTCTGATAGTATTCGCTAACTTCTTCCAAGTCGTCCACCTAAAAAGTCAACAAACACAACGGTCAAAATCATCGTGGACAGTCATACACACGTATTACATACTTTCTTGTTCCAAAAATTTGTGATTCATATGAAAGTAAACTCACCTGTATGATGATGTTAAGACCACATATCTGTGCCAATCGGAATTCTTCTGCATCAACACAAGCAAAGCAAACCTCCTTCCATGTCTTTGCACTGTTTGCTTTTCGTGCTGCATCAACAGCACCTTGGAATTGTTTAAGTCTTACCAGTGTAACAGCCAATTTGGCCCAGTTAGATATAAACGCAAATATTATTTTTGCAGCTTCGTATAGGGCTTCATCGAACAAGCGGTCACCAACATTTTGAAGATTAGCAACATTTGGTATGAGAATGAATTCTTCAATTTCGCCGAGTCTATCAATCTTTGCATAGGCATAAATAAGTTCACCATCCACCTTGGGCTCTTTGACCTTCTGCCTAACCATCAGAAGATACCTCACCAAATCAGGGTAGACATCAGCATCCTCGGAAGCTCGGATAACATCAAGGAACTGGGTAGCATCATCGGCGCGAATAAAAGATTCAATGGCATCGCTCACCAGCCCCTCCCTCAGTTGTGCCTTTGCAACCTGACTCCAAACAGCATCTTCTTCAACTCGGAATGCGAATTCCACAGCCCGATCAATGCTTCTAATATTGTCCAATAAAACATTGACGGCCTGCACGTTTAAGTTGAACTTTTTGAAGATCGCAAAAGCTTCTTCATACAGTTGGGCTTCAACGGCCACTTCTCCAACAGCAGGTCCGTCAAAATTATCCAACCTAGTGATATAATCCATAACCCTAGATGGATCTGCCTTAATAGCCGTCAAAATAAGAAGATTCTGTAGATTGAAGTTCCCACTGAATGCAGAGTTTTGGAGTACAATCTTCTCAAGAAGCTCAATAAGTTCATGGGGCAGGTCAGCTGTCATAAAAGCTTTAACAGCTGCAGAGACTTGTTCGGGACTCTTGCTCTCTGGCAAAGCAGTCGATACAACCTGATCTATCAGCTGCCTTCTATATTCATTTTCGGGATTTAGAACCTTCTCCCAAAGATCACCATCCATCCTTTCAACAACATACCTGTGATCAAAGGGTGATGGACAATTAAGCCACTTTAAAAACATAGGATGCATTATCAACCTATCAgaaataaactaaataattacATACCTAGCCTGCAATTTAAACAAGGAGTTCTTATTTGTGACGTTTATAAGTTCATCGTCACATTGTCCTCTTCGGTATGCTACAACAGCCAGGGTGGGATCACGCTTCTCACAGTACTTACCAACAACCCGAGAATCATAGTAAGGGTTGGTAGTGAGGAAGTGCTCTGGATTGTTATTGCTGTCAATGATTATTTTACCCAGAGCATTGTGGACATGCACATCTTGGCTTCCCTCACTCACAAGATGCTCCAAGAACTGTGTTAGTAAACGAAGTCGATTTCTGGAAATCACATGCCGAAAAATTAGAATCACAGAGTAATACAGGTGGCAACAAGGACAAGAAATGCAGAAAAAAATTCACCTCTTCTCACATTCCTCCACAAGAGGCTCAACAGGAAGCAAAGAACGGACAGAGAGAATGAGACCCTTTATAAAGTCTTCAGGACATTCATCATCTAGCAACTGGCCCACTACCAAAGGAGCATTCCCTGGGTTCACCTATCAAAAGAAGCAAACAAGTTCTCAATTACTTGAGCTCAAATTGAAGTCATATAGTATGCCAGTAAATAGATAAATAGGTAGAAATATCACAAACCTTCTGAACATAACCTTCAATGTAACGGAGCATATTATTTGTGTAGAGGTAGTGAGTGAGATCCGGAACAAACCCAAATCGATCACAAACATTAATCAATGGCCTAGCATCCGGAAGTTTGGCCTCCATCAAGAAGTTCTTTGTCTTTTCGGCATCATAAAAGTTCGATTCCCTGGTCACGCGCTCAACC
Coding sequences within it:
- the LOC107931822 gene encoding clathrin heavy chain 1; protein product: MAAANAPIAMKEVLTLPSIGISPQFITFTNVTMESEKYICVRETAPQNSVVIIDMNMPMQPLRRPITADSALMNPNSRILALKAQLPGTTQDHLQIFNIELKAKIKSHQMPEQVVFWKWISPKLLGLVTQTSVYHWSIEGESEPVKMFERTANLANNQIINYKWDPSEKWLVLIGIAPGAPERPQLVKGNMQLFSVDQQRSQALEAHAASFAQFKVPGNENPSILISFATKSFNAGQITSKLHVIELGAQPGKSSFSKKQADLFFPPDFQDDFPVAMQISHKYALIYVITKLGLLFVYDLETATAVYRNRISPDPIFLTSEASAVGGFYAINRRGQVLLATVNEATIVPFVSGQLNNLELAVNLAKRGNLPGAENLVVQRFQELFAQTKYKEAAELAAESPQGILRTPDTVAKFQSVPVQAGQTAPLLQYFSILLTWGKLNAFESLELSRLVVNQNKKNLLENWLAEDKLECSEELGDLVKTVDNDLALKIYIKARATPKVVAAFAERREFDKILIYSKQVGYTPDYLFLLQTILRTDPQGAVNFALMMSQMEGGCPVDYNTITDLFLQRNLIREATAFLLDVLKPNLPEHAFLQTKVLEINLVTFPNVADAILANGMFSHYDRPRIAQLCEKAGLYVRALQHYSELPDIKRVIVNTHAIEPQSLVEFFGTLSREWALECMKDLLLVNLRGNLQIIVQVAKEYCEQLGVDSCIKIFEQFKSYEGLYFFLGSYLSSSEDPDIHFKYIEAAAKTGQIKEVERVTRESNFYDAEKTKNFLMEAKLPDARPLINVCDRFGFVPDLTHYLYTNNMLRYIEGYVQKVNPGNAPLVVGQLLDDECPEDFIKGLILSVRSLLPVEPLVEECEKRNRLRLLTQFLEHLVSEGSQDVHVHNALGKIIIDSNNNPEHFLTTNPYYDSRVVGKYCEKRDPTLAVVAYRRGQCDDELINVTNKNSLFKLQARYVVERMDGDLWEKVLNPENEYRRQLIDQVVSTALPESKSPEQVSAAVKAFMTADLPHELIELLEKIVLQNSAFSGNFNLQNLLILTAIKADPSRVMDYITRLDNFDGPAVGEVAVEAQLYEEAFAIFKKFNLNVQAVNVLLDNIRSIDRAVEFAFRVEEDAVWSQVAKAQLREGLVSDAIESFIRADDATQFLDVIRASEDADVYPDLVRYLLMVRQKVKEPKVDGELIYAYAKIDRLGEIEEFILIPNVANLQNVGDRLFDEALYEAAKIIFAFISNWAKLAVTLVRLKQFQGAVDAARKANSAKTWKEVCFACVDAEEFRLAQICGLNIIIQVDDLEEVSEYYQNRGCFNELISLMESGLGLERAHMGIFTELGVLYARYRPEKLMEHIKLFSTRLNIPKLIRACDEQQHWKELTYLYIQYDEFDNAATTVMNHSPESWDHMQFKDIIVKVASVELYYKAVHFYLQEHPDLINDMLNVLALRVDHTRVVDIMRKAGHLRLVKPYMVAVQSNNVSAVNEALNEIYVEEEDYDRLRESIDLHDNFDQIGLAQKIEKHELLEMRRVAAYIYKKAGRWKQSIALSKKDNHYKDAMETASQSGERELAEELLVYFIEQGKKECFASCLFVCYDLLRADVVLELAWIHNMIDFAFPYLLQFIREYTGKVDELIKDKIEAQKEVKAKEQEEKEVIAQQNMYAQLLPLALPAPPMPGMGGGFAPPPPPMGGMGMPPSMPPFGMPPMGSY